From Syntrophorhabdaceae bacterium:
TAATGATGAGCTCTGCACATCCGGTCCCTTCAGGTGGTTTCGCCATCCCATGTACGCCTCATGGATTACCTTTATATTGCCTGGCGTAGCCCTTTATTCGAATTCCTGGGTCATCCTGTGCTGCGCTATAGTATTGCATCCGATCTGGCATCTCTTTGTTGCGCGAGAAGAGAAGATGATGATGGAGACGTTTCAAGACCAATACAAAACGTACGCAGCAGGAACGGGAAGATTCATCCCGCGCATACGGTGCAGTTAACCAATATTTGTAATGCGCAGGATTCGCATCTTCTAAGGCGCGTATAATGACAGAAGAACCGGGATTATCGAAGAACCGGAATTGGTCGGGAAGAGTGACCAGAGAGAGTAACGCACTTGACCTTGAGGAGGGCGTATTCACCTGGTCAGACCCAAGAAAGATCGCGCTATCGCTTAAACGGTCGGCTGAGGCGAGTGCCCGCCGGAAATCGGCGCCATTTCGTTCGGCCATGTCCATGCTCGTGTTCTACATCAATCGCGCGGGCAAAAATCTCAACAAGGACCAACTCCGCATTCTGCAGCAGGCCAAAGAAGAGTTGCGCATACTATACGGAAAGGCCCGTCCGTAACGCCCGATCGAGGCCGGTTGACCTTCCCTTTCCTCTGTGTTACGTTTTGAAGGTATATGGCTGATACACAATCTCCGCACCAGAAACTCCGCATGTTCCTCACAAAGGTCGATATGACCGGTAACGAGATAACGCAACTCGATTCCTACAGGCCCCTTTTCATCAGCAAGAAGGATGCCTTTGCCGATTATTTCTATGATTTCTTTCTTGGTATAGCGGACACCAGGGCGATCCTGGAGAACGAAAAGACACCCGGCCTCATGAAACGTGTATGGGCCTCCTGGTTCGAATCATTTTTCCGGGCAAACCCGGACGACAACTTTCTCGCATATCTGTGGAAGATAGGGGTGAGGCACGTGGAGGTTAATCTCGATCAGCGATACTCGAACCTCGGCTTCGCCATGATACGTCAGTTCTGCCACAAGATCGTCTCCGAAGAGGTCCCGCTCGGTGAGAGAACAGGGCTCCTCTCGGCGATCAATAAGATGCTCGACCTCTGCCTTTTGACGGAAACCACCGCCTATATCGAGAATACGATAAGCTGCGATATTGAGGTCATGAGCGAGGTGGCCGACCGGGTGAGAAACCCTGCAATGATCATCGGATGGAACATAAAGAAGCTCCAGGGAAAGGTCTCAGAAGGAACTCCGGAATTTAAGACTTACAAAATGCTCATGGGGGAAAACGAACGGCTCGAAAATATGGTTCATGACATCAAGGTCTACATGGACCTGTTCCAGGGCGAACCCGTTTTTCAGACCATAGATATCCCGGAATTAATAGACTCCGTACGCAAGGAAATCGACGCCAGACATGTCTATGAACATGTTCGGGTGACGGTGGATTGCCATAAGACCGCGTGCCGCGTCAAGGGCGATCCCAAATGGTTCGAATATCTTTTTTACTATCTTATCGAGAACGGCATGGAGGCCGTGGACAAACAAAATCCCGTCATCAGGATAAGCTCACAGGTTGAAAACGTTCCTCCCTTCAACGTCCGCATTGAGATCTTCAACACCGGCTCCGTACCCGAGGAAGAGATGGAGAAACTCTTTTCTCCTTTTTTCTCAACCAAGATTTCAGGTACGGGTTTCGGCCTGCCCATCGCCCGACTCGTGGTCAAAAAGCACCACGGGACCCTTTCCCTGGAGACGGCTAAAGGTGAAGAGGGCGTGAGCGTGGTTATGAGTCTGCCTAATCCTGAATAGTGACGATACCCGGGTAAGACCTGCGTGCCCGCTACCGTAGGCCTGTGCTGTCTTTGTCTTCGAGGGCCTTTCTTACGGAGAGTTCCTTTTCAAGTTCTTTATACAATTTCCTCACATAACGCTCGGGAAACTCCTTCATCTCCAAATATCCGAGTGCGCTCTCCTCAAAGGCGGCGACGAGAGCGGCCTTTTCATTCACCAGGTCGTCAGCCCTGACCCCGCTCTTGGCAATTTCCCTGCGGTACTCTGTCACGGGAATGAGCATGTTCACGATCTCAGAATAGTGCGGGGCCTTCTCGAAATCGGCAAGGTACCCGCTTTTGACGGGGATGGTACTCTGGATGATAAGTTTTATGGTCCATGAATCGGCGCCGTAACATATGGATTCGTCGAGTATCTGAATCACGAGACCGTTGGTGGGCCACCATGTTTTGAGCGTTTGAGCCATTTTCAAGTATACACTGAAAATGGAATCCTTGGAAGCATAAGCGGCAAAAAGGTAGGGAGGTGATTTGTACAAATTGAAAAGTCCCGCACATTTCCGTTGCAAAAGACCTCCCCGGTGCAGTAAGAATTAGTATGAAATCGAGAAGAGTACTGTTCTTCTGTCTCGGATGGGTCGGCATGGTCTTTTATTTCATGCAACGATGGATATATGGCCCGCTCATACCATCGCTCATGGAAGAGTTCAAAACCACGAGGACCGCTTTGGGTGTCGTGGGGTCAGCCTCGCTCTGGGGCTACATGTTCACCACAATCCTCGCCGGGGTGATTTCAGACCGCTTCGGCAGAAAACATGCGGCGCTCTTCGGCATCTTCGGGTTCTCTCTTCTTACGGCGCTGTGCGGACTCGCGACGAGCATTCACCAGATCTTCGTGGTACGGTTCTTTACCGGCATGGTAGAGGCCTTCTATTTCGTTCCCCTCATCGCATTTACCCTGGAGCTCTTTCCCGAGCATCCCGGATTTTATCTGACGTTCATGTCGTCGGGCTCTTCGCTCGGCTGGTTTACAGGGCCCGCACTTGCGGGATGGCTGCTCGGTCTCACGGGAAGCTGGCGGGCGCCCTTCCTCGCGACAGGGCTCTCGGGCCTCATCGTGGCTTTTCTGCTTCTCGCTTTCTGGCCGGAGCACGCAAGACCCACAGGTCCGAAGGCCCTTTTTGACAGGAAATTTTTGAAACCCTCGTACCTCATGATAATTCTGCTCGCGAGTCTTACCGCCATGTTCCAGATATCGGCCGAGTTCGGCTTCACCATGTGGTACCCCGTCTTTCTCAAAACCGAAGTCGGTATGGCCATCGGCACGGCCGGGCTTATTGCAGGAACGTATGGAATCGGACAGTTTATAGGAAGACCCATAACGGGGTGGATATCGGATAAGCTCGGCTACCGGAGGACAGGGGCGACCGGCGGGCTTCTTCTGGCCTTGTCCACCGCGCTCATCCTTTCGGTACATAATAACACCCTGAGAACAGCGTTCACGTTTACCGCCGGCTTCACCGGCGCAGCCGTCATGGGTACGCTCTGGACCTTCACCGGTCTCATAGTTTCAGAGTACAAAGGTCTCGTGCTCGGCATCATCCTCACCTTTGGGTACGTGACGTCTTCGCTGGCGCCGATTACCATCGGGTATCTGGGGGACCACTATTCGGTACATTTCGGTCTTGCCTCGGTGTGCGTGCCCGCATCATTTCTCGCATGCGTGGCTTTAGCGTCAACCTATCTCGTTAAACTGGGACGGAATCAGACAAAGTAAGGGAATGTGTTGGCGCGAAAAGTATTCTCGTCTACTCGAAGGAAAAGTTTACGTAGAGGATGTCCTCGCCGTAATCTGTGGCGAACTGGAACGGCAGGGATATGATCGGCAACTTACACATAAAGTGCAACTCGACGTTCTTACCGACCACCACTGTGGGGATTGACGCGGTGAGGTTCACGCCTGCATTTTCAAGTTCCTTTCTCGATTGCCCTGATATGATATTGGTGAGCTCACCGATGGCGTCAACGACCTCGGGACTTATCTCGCTGCGTTCATCGCCCATGAGGGTCTTATACGCATAAAGAGCGCCCTGGCGACTGAAGCTTATACACATCATGCCCCTCTTGTCGTTGTCGCCTGCAACCCCCATAACACCTGTCACGTCACCGGATGTGGTCTTGTCAAGCTTGAGCAGAGGCTTTTCCATGGTCATGTCGATATTGAGCATGGCCTTGAATACCATCTTGGTTGCCAGGATAAACGGGTTGATATACTTTACATCCATCTCTGAGCTCCACCCATCAGATTATTTTAGCGCCTTTCTCTGGCCCTTCTCAAGGTTCCCCTTGAGCCCTTATCACTACGTTGAAATATGTCCCCGGAAGATAAAATTTATCTTCCTAATGTTATCGTGCATTCTTCCGTAAACTTTAATCGCAAGAGCCCTGATTTGACCCGTTTTTGTGCCGATTTGCGTCTTTTTTGGCGCCCGTCGTACCGATCTGACGTATTCTATATATCCATTTTCCTGCAATATCGATCTAATTACAAGTAAAAATTTTGGTGATTGTGTCTAATCGCCAAGATTTTTCAAAATAAAAGCTTCACGCATTAAGATCATGGGCCGCAATGAGATCAAAAAGGTTGCAACACGGCGCGCTCATATGGAATACTTATGACGCCATGAACACCGAAGAAAAGACTTCGTCACACTCACTCCGAAACATTCTGACCCGTGATTTCGTGTGCTCCTTTCTCGCCCTCTTCACATTTATCGTTGCCTATCATGCCTTGATCCCCACCCTGCCCATATATTTTTCACGACTGGGCTCCAACGAGGCAGAGATAGGAATCCTCGTCGGGGTGTTCGGGGTTTCGTCGCTTATTTTCAGGTTTGTTGTGGGCGGAGCCCTCCAGCGTTACTCGGCAAGAAGCATCATGATGTGCGGCGCCGTCTTATTCGGCCTCACCTTTGTGGCTTCGCTCGTTGTGCGACCTTTCTGGCCTTTCTTCGCCGTGAGGTTCTTCCAGGGCGCAGCGTTCTCGTGTATGGATACAGCAGTCCTCGCCTTTGTCGTGAGTGTTACTCCGCTTGCGAACAGGGCACGCGTGATCGGCTATTTTGTGCTCGCCCCTCCGCTTTCACAGGCCATGTCTCCCGCGTTCGGCATGTTTCTCATCAACCAGTACAACTTCACCGTTCTCTTCCTTGTTTGTATGGTGCTGACTCTGTGCGCCCTGGCCTCTTCCTACAATGTGAGTGCTCAGGAATCGCACCGGTCCGACAAAGACGATCCTCCGCGAAGCACCCATTATTTCGATGGTAAGGTAATCATTCCTTCGCTCGTAAGCCTGCTGCAGAATTTCGTCTGGGGCGCCGTCATCGCCTTTTTGCCTCTCTATGCAAGCAGGTGCGGGGTTAGCAATCCCGGACTCTTCTTTTCGGCGAACGGTGTTATGCTCATCGTGGGCCGCGCCTTAGGCGGCAAGATTCTTGACTCCTATAACAAGGAAAAGATGCTCCTCATCCTCGTCTCCACGCTGACCTTCGCCGTTATCCTACTCGCGTTCTCAAAGACGCTTACCATGTTCATTATTGTGGGGCTCATCTGGGGGGCGGGAAGTGCCTTCTTCTTTCCCGTATCCATGGCTTATGCGCTTGACTATACCGGTACCTCGGACGGCACTACCGTGGGGACTTTTCGGGCGATCTCCGATCTGGGGATAGCGATGGGACCGGTGGCCATGGGGGTTATTATTCCGGCTACAGGTTATCAGGGCATGTTTCTCTGCCTTGCCAGCATCAACTTTATGAATCTTTGCTGCTTTCAGTTCTATGTGAGGAAGCGAGGACGAAGACCATAAAGGCCACGGTCGCCATCACGGCCGCAAAGTAAAAGGGGGCCGCGGCGCCCACATATTTCCAGAGAAATCCGGCAATGAGAGAAGAGAAGAAGGTCATAACGCCGATCAAGGTCTGGTAGATGCCGTATGTGGTGCCCGCATAGTCCCTGTCCGTGAGATGCGAAATATAGGCCTTGCCCACGCCCTCGGTCAACGCCATGTACAGCCCATAGAATGGAAAGAGAATCCAGAGATAAGCCGCCTGCGTGACCAAACCGAAGAAGAAATAGATGACCGCAAAGAGAAAGAACCCGTACAGGAGAACACTCTTTTGTCCGATTCTGTCGGATAAGATACCGGCGGGAAATGAGGTGAGCGCGTAGGCCGCATTAAAAACCGTGTAGACGAGAATGGTGAGGCTCAAGGAGAGCCCCAGGTTTTGCGCCCTTAAGATCAGAAAGGCATCCGAGCTGTTGCCCACGGCAAAAATGGCGCTCACCCAGAGAAAGACTTTGAAATCCCTGCTGAGTTTCATGCCCTTGAGGGTAAGCCGCGGCTCGCCAGCAGTCTGTTCTTGCTTTTGGATGTCCTTCACGAATGCGACGAGAAGCCCAACCCCTGCCGCGGCCGGTATAATGGCAAGAATGAAGATGAACCTCATGTTGTCGCGAAACGCCTGAAGAAGCGCGAGGGCGGTGAGAGGCCCTACCAACGCGCCCATCGTATCAACGGCCCGGTGGAACCCGAAGACTTTTCC
This genomic window contains:
- a CDS encoding isoprenylcysteine carboxylmethyltransferase family protein → MKRREKLFGMGPRGTAISIILLAIAFYVNGRLGRPAMLANPAPLKVAGMLFICVGLMLYIASVHRLRNWWRNDELCTSGPFRWFRHPMYASWITFILPGVALYSNSWVILCCAIVLHPIWHLFVAREEKMMMETFQDQYKTYAAGTGRFIPRIRCS
- a CDS encoding MFS transporter, with amino-acid sequence MKSRRVLFFCLGWVGMVFYFMQRWIYGPLIPSLMEEFKTTRTALGVVGSASLWGYMFTTILAGVISDRFGRKHAALFGIFGFSLLTALCGLATSIHQIFVVRFFTGMVEAFYFVPLIAFTLELFPEHPGFYLTFMSSGSSLGWFTGPALAGWLLGLTGSWRAPFLATGLSGLIVAFLLLAFWPEHARPTGPKALFDRKFLKPSYLMIILLASLTAMFQISAEFGFTMWYPVFLKTEVGMAIGTAGLIAGTYGIGQFIGRPITGWISDKLGYRRTGATGGLLLALSTALILSVHNNTLRTAFTFTAGFTGAAVMGTLWTFTGLIVSEYKGLVLGIILTFGYVTSSLAPITIGYLGDHYSVHFGLASVCVPASFLACVALASTYLVKLGRNQTK
- a CDS encoding DUF3175 domain-containing protein, with the translated sequence MTEEPGLSKNRNWSGRVTRESNALDLEEGVFTWSDPRKIALSLKRSAEASARRKSAPFRSAMSMLVFYINRAGKNLNKDQLRILQQAKEELRILYGKARP
- a CDS encoding chemotaxis protein CheX gives rise to the protein MDVKYINPFILATKMVFKAMLNIDMTMEKPLLKLDKTTSGDVTGVMGVAGDNDKRGMMCISFSRQGALYAYKTLMGDERSEISPEVVDAIGELTNIISGQSRKELENAGVNLTASIPTVVVGKNVELHFMCKLPIISLPFQFATDYGEDILYVNFSFE
- a CDS encoding MFS transporter, which gives rise to MRSKRLQHGALIWNTYDAMNTEEKTSSHSLRNILTRDFVCSFLALFTFIVAYHALIPTLPIYFSRLGSNEAEIGILVGVFGVSSLIFRFVVGGALQRYSARSIMMCGAVLFGLTFVASLVVRPFWPFFAVRFFQGAAFSCMDTAVLAFVVSVTPLANRARVIGYFVLAPPLSQAMSPAFGMFLINQYNFTVLFLVCMVLTLCALASSYNVSAQESHRSDKDDPPRSTHYFDGKVIIPSLVSLLQNFVWGAVIAFLPLYASRCGVSNPGLFFSANGVMLIVGRALGGKILDSYNKEKMLLILVSTLTFAVILLAFSKTLTMFIIVGLIWGAGSAFFFPVSMAYALDYTGTSDGTTVGTFRAISDLGIAMGPVAMGVIIPATGYQGMFLCLASINFMNLCCFQFYVRKRGRRP
- a CDS encoding protoglobin domain-containing protein; the encoded protein is MADTQSPHQKLRMFLTKVDMTGNEITQLDSYRPLFISKKDAFADYFYDFFLGIADTRAILENEKTPGLMKRVWASWFESFFRANPDDNFLAYLWKIGVRHVEVNLDQRYSNLGFAMIRQFCHKIVSEEVPLGERTGLLSAINKMLDLCLLTETTAYIENTISCDIEVMSEVADRVRNPAMIIGWNIKKLQGKVSEGTPEFKTYKMLMGENERLENMVHDIKVYMDLFQGEPVFQTIDIPELIDSVRKEIDARHVYEHVRVTVDCHKTACRVKGDPKWFEYLFYYLIENGMEAVDKQNPVIRISSQVENVPPFNVRIEIFNTGSVPEEEMEKLFSPFFSTKISGTGFGLPIARLVVKKHHGTLSLETAKGEEGVSVVMSLPNPE
- a CDS encoding MFS transporter gives rise to the protein MRKAGSGITKNVVGISLVSFFNDIASEMIYPIVPIFLTSVLGAPVTVVGLIEGFAESTASILRVFSGWFSDKFKRRKPFMVAGYALSALSKLVIAVSFHWSVVMGGRFLDRFGKGVRTSARDALLAQSSDAGSRGKVFGFHRAVDTMGALVGPLTALALLQAFRDNMRFIFILAIIPAAAGVGLLVAFVKDIQKQEQTAGEPRLTLKGMKLSRDFKVFLWVSAIFAVGNSSDAFLILRAQNLGLSLSLTILVYTVFNAAYALTSFPAGILSDRIGQKSVLLYGFFLFAVIYFFFGLVTQAAYLWILFPFYGLYMALTEGVGKAYISHLTDRDYAGTTYGIYQTLIGVMTFFSSLIAGFLWKYVGAAAPFYFAAVMATVAFMVFVLASSHRTESSKDS